A stretch of Aureispira sp. CCB-E DNA encodes these proteins:
- a CDS encoding phasin family protein: MENLIKKVLYTGVGIVAATTERLQNSIDELVEKGKISEEEGKKVVDDVVKNAETQRPQFENRFKKIVDSAFDKLNLPQSDSFSKMEKRIKSLEVKVGLLAKEVERQRLERKEAEKK, from the coding sequence ATGGAAAATCTAATCAAGAAGGTCCTGTATACAGGAGTTGGCATTGTTGCTGCTACAACAGAGCGACTACAAAATTCTATTGATGAATTGGTAGAAAAAGGAAAAATCTCTGAAGAAGAGGGGAAAAAGGTCGTGGATGATGTTGTGAAAAATGCAGAAACTCAACGCCCTCAATTCGAGAATAGATTTAAAAAAATAGTAGATTCAGCCTTTGATAAGTTAAACTTACCTCAAAGTGATTCTTTTTCAAAAATGGAAAAGCGTATCAAATCTTTGGAAGTCAAAGTTGGGCTTTTGGCCAAAGAAGTTGAACGTCAAAGATTAGAGCGGAAAGAGGCTGAAAAAAAATAA
- a CDS encoding LytTR family DNA-binding domain-containing protein, whose product MTIKCLIVDDEQLAREMLQAYISKVPELELVALCKSAHEAQEVLERQHIDLIFLDIQMPQQSGIDFLRHLGENKPSVIFTTAYPNYAVQGFELAAVDYLLKPIAFDRFAQAIQKIVTTLDLSHKANLFEQQQERQEQFIMVHSEHKHHKIFLKDIIYIESLKEYVRYHTTQGKIIELNSMKRLEADLPDHQFIRIHRSYIVALPQIQSYQNGNIILKLPLELPIGKTYKKTILEKLFK is encoded by the coding sequence ATGACTATAAAATGCTTAATTGTAGACGATGAGCAACTTGCTAGAGAAATGTTACAAGCCTATATTTCCAAAGTGCCTGAATTAGAACTAGTAGCACTTTGTAAATCTGCCCATGAAGCGCAAGAAGTCTTAGAACGACAACATATTGACCTGATATTTTTAGATATTCAGATGCCCCAACAATCAGGAATTGATTTTTTAAGGCATTTGGGAGAAAACAAACCCAGCGTCATTTTTACAACAGCCTACCCCAACTATGCTGTACAAGGGTTTGAATTAGCTGCCGTCGATTATCTACTAAAACCAATTGCTTTTGATCGATTTGCACAAGCTATTCAAAAAATTGTAACAACACTTGACCTCAGTCACAAAGCAAACCTATTTGAGCAACAACAGGAACGACAAGAGCAGTTTATTATGGTGCATTCAGAACACAAGCATCACAAAATTTTCTTAAAAGATATTATTTATATCGAATCTCTCAAAGAGTATGTTCGTTATCATACCACTCAAGGCAAAATTATCGAATTAAACTCTATGAAGCGACTGGAAGCTGACCTTCCCGATCATCAGTTTATTCGCATTCATCGTTCTTATATTGTTGCTCTACCACAAATTCAAAGCTACCAAAACGGCAACATCATTTTAAAACTCCCACTAGAATTACCAATTGGAAAAACTTACAAAAAAACCATTTTAGAAAAGCTTTTTAAATAA
- a CDS encoding sensor histidine kinase produces the protein MNKKNNTKVILAHVTFWLLFMASPLTFNTMLFGFPIAIVRTLIPISVIIMIAYGNNLFVIRQLFRRKGFAWYYPFIAYAIITPFAFFFIEYAFEFVNIITNVEVSLLFELKQNGEVINTDRSDASFPSSVVGLITILVLFISSLYGLALEFIQRDRQEIKLKATNLKNELKLLRRQINPHFLFNAMNNLYAIVQLKPDKAGEFVLKLSDMLRYVTYDCQNDKVSISKEINYLNNYIYFQKWRDQNFQDIQLNIDPSLHELQIEPMLLIPFIENAFKHSYDHDNNNKRWIKINLQNQKNKLLFEVSNNLSKSNTQENVPDEYMGIGIENVQKRLDLLYKNKHQLQIDRNPTSFQIKLMIELI, from the coding sequence GGTTTCCCTATTGCCATTGTCAGAACATTGATTCCCATCAGTGTTATTATCATGATAGCTTATGGCAACAACTTATTTGTGATTAGACAACTCTTTCGGCGCAAAGGATTTGCTTGGTACTACCCTTTTATAGCTTATGCTATCATTACTCCTTTTGCCTTTTTTTTTATTGAATATGCTTTTGAATTTGTCAATATCATAACCAATGTAGAGGTATCCTTATTATTTGAACTAAAACAAAATGGAGAAGTAATTAATACCGATAGAAGTGATGCTAGCTTTCCTAGCTCTGTTGTTGGTTTGATTACTATTTTAGTCCTATTTATAAGCTCTCTCTACGGTTTGGCGCTTGAATTTATACAAAGAGATCGGCAAGAGATAAAATTAAAGGCTACTAACTTAAAAAATGAGTTAAAGCTCCTAAGGCGCCAAATTAACCCACACTTTTTGTTCAATGCTATGAACAATCTATACGCCATCGTCCAACTAAAACCCGATAAAGCAGGAGAGTTTGTACTAAAGTTGTCAGATATGTTGCGATACGTCACTTACGATTGTCAAAATGATAAAGTTTCGATTAGCAAAGAAATTAACTATCTAAACAACTATATTTACTTCCAAAAATGGAGAGATCAGAACTTTCAGGACATTCAACTAAACATTGACCCTTCGCTTCATGAACTGCAAATTGAACCCATGCTTTTAATTCCCTTTATTGAAAATGCCTTTAAACACAGTTACGACCATGATAACAACAACAAACGTTGGATAAAAATAAATCTCCAGAATCAAAAAAATAAATTACTTTTTGAGGTAAGTAATAACCTTTCCAAATCCAATACACAAGAAAATGTTCCTGACGAATATATGGGAATCGGAATAGAAAATGTTCAAAAGCGATTAGATTTATTATACAAAAACAAACATCAATTACAAATTGATAGAAATCCAACTAGCTTTCAAATTAAATTAATGATTGAATTGATATGA